One Mustelus asterias chromosome 12, sMusAst1.hap1.1, whole genome shotgun sequence genomic region harbors:
- the LOC144501293 gene encoding protein phosphatase Slingshot homolog 2-like isoform X4, with the protein MVVVSTNGRQDTEESIVLGMDFFKDSSTCTMGLVLPLWSDTLIHLDGDGGFSVSTVNRIHIFKPVSVQAMWSALQSLHKACEVARMHNYYPGSLYLTWISYYESRINSNQTFINEWNAMQDVQSHRSDSPVLFTDVPTERERTERLIKTKLREVMMQMDLENVTSKEIRTELEMQMVCNLREFKEYIDNEMIVILRQMDNPTEIFEHVYLGSEWNASNLEDLQSRGIRYILNITREIDNFFPGIFEYHNIRVYDEEATDLLAYWNDTYKFISKAKKNGSKCLVHCKMGISRSASTVIAYAMKEYGWNLDKAYSFVKEKRTVTKPNISFMRQLEEYQGILLASKQRHNKLWRSHSDSDLSDHRERINKSTVDLNRRDSTSTTEMPTDPLAEHLCQSQFSDVLDTFLPGVHEDKNESTFRLVTENEMPLKCDPDDLHNNISSATMPASVTSSSITKSCAGCSSDTLPLQGSHSNKPGEVLSLNGLFSSPDHSMVLTALEVGESEKDVSSNSNNISAPLLEIAPLLEDHKASQELVSPVSSSNVDAGISDLSIDRIDFFSAREKFIGLSQENGARGQSHTKTEELGGGKCPVTKVTAQETLGKEQQVANGQEQISLDKVAHARDQCMNDDTKSNKENLISKSSSKKSSLTRSQSLNVISVKEIVTGIESSQSSALCQSKMENVATNQTQTPKRNTVHELPADFHWLSENGNTVKNLSANNSSDAENNYKKATDLFDAKDSAGLQVHLTAKSYEGCQETAIKESIPDESISHEQVPKWCPGSVKRATQEFEERMKQEQEHQPSVMLPIRKNSKIDGATAGEFVVINKSQAVSPESLLEEKGGERIADDQCLLFELNVSPNQEPVLDSQLCEIEHPLEPRLQVEQAEPGSLSTVEHRNIHSFEAPEVPDSYTQLPKKIEIIEYTHVFKPPTSQENNDTLSLTVEEKIIIEDESPGNEDQAIIQTADDLEIIETSGNPCHPQLLPLLDVVGLAQIHNKEIEEKTFKPCSPSEDVDSFSEYEIALFVSDAKRLPLKDLDCQTHVLHLEGVTESSTDTDAEILGKQHLGLQEADTKMRSLQGAEGGYITLLDHEDLELSFSRFDESIREMQAILNFSNLDHDLSHGSSNDTINYLSSTLGISNQRSKEIEAKIRQAGLTTPSQMKRSASIAKLGYLELSRDDLVRNSLNSSETCQAFSDSNQGTPWTMESPSEYSTECAVEDEPSKKKCISISILQQDPQPTMCSAEQLKASKSIVQSKPVEKPLMQYAKAVESAQEDPLASTEENLPQIKPSYPSDTDAPCPTPLTAITPRQQHHRNHPLKRLKTAIEKKRTTNPLYNTM; encoded by the exons GTCAGCTTTGCAGAGTTTGCACAAAGCCTGTGAGGTAGCCAGGATGCATAACTACTACCCTGGAAGCCTGTACCTAACATGGATTAGTTATTATGAGAGCCGCATCAATTCTAACCAGACCTTCATTAATGAATGGAATGCAATGCAGGATGTGCAATCTCACCGCTCTGATTCACCTGTGCTCTTTACTGATGT ACCAACAGAGCGAGAACGGACAGAAAGACTAATCAAGACTAAACTTCGGGAGGTAATGATGCAGATGGATTTGGAGAATGTCACATCAAAAGAG ATTCGCACAGAATTGGAAATGCAAATGGTTTGCAACCTGAGAGAATTTAAAGAGTATATTGATAATGAGATGATTGTAATCTTGAGGCAAATGGACAACCCAACTGAGATATTTGAGCACGTCTACCTG GGCTCAGAGTGGAATGCATCCAATTTGGAAGATTTGCAGAGCCGAGG GATTCGGTACATCTTGAACATCACCCGTGAAATTGATAACTTCTTCCCAGGAATATTTGAGTACCATAATATCAGGGTATATGATGAGGAAGCTACAGATCTGCTTGCATATTGGAATGATACATACAAGTTCATCTCTAAGGCAAA AAAAAATGGTTCCAAATGTCTTGTTCACTGTAAAATGGGCATCAGCAGGTCTGCGTCCACAGTAATTGCATATGCAATGAAAGAATACGGCTGGAACTTGGACAAAGCTtacagttttgtgaaggagaaACGGACAGTTACAAAGCCTAACATCAGCTTCATGCGACAACTGGAAGAGTACCAGGGTATCTTGCTAGCTAG CAAGCAGCGGCACAATAAGCTATGGCGatcgcactctgacagtgacctTTCTGATCACCGTGAGCGTATTAATAAATCTACTGTTGACTTAAACAGAAGGGACAGTACTTCCACTACAGAAATGCCAACTGATCCACTTGCTGAACATCTATGTCAGTCTCAATTCTCGGATGTCCTAGATACATTTTTACCTGGAGTCCATGAGGATAAAAATGAATCAACTTTTAGACTCGTTACAGAGAATGAAATGCCTTTAAAATGCGACCCCGATGACTTGCACAACAACATCTCTTCTGCAACAATGCCTGCGTCAGTGACCTCCAGTAGTATCACCAAGAGTTGTGCAGGTTGCAGCTCAGATACTCTTCCTCTCCAAGGCAGCCACTCTAACAAACCAGGAGAAGTCTTGTCACTGAATGGACTTTTCTCTTCACCTGATCATTCCATGGTGTTGACTGCTTTAGAAGTAGGTGAATCGGAAAAAGATGTTAGTTCAAACTCAAACAACATTTCAGCGCCTTTACTTGAAATTGCACCCCTGTTAGAAGATCATAAAGCTTCACAGGAACTGGTTTCTCCAGTTTCATCATCAAATGTAGATGCTGGAATTAGCGACTTAAGTATTGATCGAATTGACTTCTTCAGTGCCAGAGAAAAATTCATTGGACTTTCACAGGAGAATGGGGCCCGAGGCCAATCACACACAAAAACTGAGGAGCTTGGTGGGGGGAAATGCCCTGTCACTAAGGTGACTGCACAAGAAACCCTTGGGAAAGAACAGCAGGTTGCAAATGGTCAGGAGCAGATTTCATTGGATAAAGTGGCTCACGCAAGAGACCAATGTATGAATGATGATACAAAATCTAATAAG GAAAATCTGATTTCAAAATCATCCAGCAAGAAGTCTTCCTTAACAAGGTCTCAGTCATTAAATGTTATTTCTGTGAAAGAAATAGTGACAGGAATAGAGTCCAGCCAGAGTTCAGCCTTGTGCCAAAGCAAGATGGAAAATGTTGCCACTAACCAGACCCAAACACCAAAGAGGAATACAGTTCATGAACTACCAGCAGATTTCCATTGGCTTTCTGAAAATGGTAACACTGTAAAAAACCTTTCTGCAAACAACTCTTCAGATGCTGAAAACAATTACAAAAAAGCCACTGATTTGTTTGACGCCAAGGACAGTGCAGGTCTTCAGGTGCATTTAACAGCCAAGAGCTATGAGGGATGCCAGGAGACAGCCATTAAAGAGAGTATACCAGATGAAAGTATAAGTCACGAACAGGTGCCAAAATGGTGTCCTGGCTCAGTAAAACGTGCAACTCAGGAGTTTGAAGAACGAATGAAacaagagcaagagcatcaaccATCAGTAATGTTACCAATCCGTAAAAATTCCAAAATTGATGGAGCTACAGCTGGTGAATTTGTGGTGATAAACAAGAGTCAGGCTGTCTCTCCTGAATCGttactcgaggagaaaggaggagAAAGGATTGCTGACGACCAATGTTTGTTATTTGAGCTTAATGTATCTCCTAATCAAGAACCAGTCTTAGACTCACAGTTGTGTGAGATAGAGCATCCGTTAGAACCAAGACTGCAAGTGGAACAAGCTGAACCTGGCTCTTTGAGCACtgtggaacataggaacatcCATTCTTTTGAAGCCCCCGAAGTACCGGATTCGTATACCCAGCTTCCAAAGAAAATTGAGATAATTGAATACACTCATGTATTTAAACCACCAACATCGCAAGAAAACAATGATACCCTTTCCTTGACAGTGGAAGAAAAGATCATCATTGAAGATGAATCTCCAGGAAATGAAGATCAGGCCATCATCCAGACTGCAGATGATCTGGAAATAATAGAAACCTCTGGTAATCCATGCCACCCTCAATTATTACCATTATTGGATGTTGTAGGTTTGGCCCAAATCCACAACAAAGAAATTGAAGAAAAGACCTTCAAACCTTGTAGTCCTTCAGAAGATGTTGACAGCTTCTCGGAGTATGAAATTGCTTTGTTTGTTAGTGATGCAAAACGTTTGCCATTAAAAGACTTGGACTGTCAGACACACGTACTGCACCTGGAAGGTGTCACAGAGTCAAGTACAGATACTGATGCAGAAATTCTTGGTAAGCAACATTTGGGGCTTCAGGAAGCTGACACCAAAATGAGGTCTTTGCAAGGAGCAGAAGGTGGTTACATTACTCTGCTGGATCATGAGGATTTAGAGTTGAGTTTCAGCAGATTTGATGAAAGTATCAGAGAAATGCAGGCGATACTAAATTTTTCAAATCTTGATCATGATCTTAGCCATGGCTCCAGCAATGACACCATAAATTATCTTAGTAGTACCCTGGGAATTAGTAATCAACGATCAAAGGAAATAGAAGCTAAGATAAGGCAGGCAGGCCTCACAACTCCATCACAGATGAAACGTTCAGCATCTATTGCTAAACTGGGTTACCTGGAGCTTTCAAGGGATGATTTAGTTAGAAACAGCTTGAATAGTTCTGAGACTTGCCAAGCATTTTCAGACTCTAACCAAGGCACACCATGGACCATGGAAAGTCCAAGTGAATACAGCACTGAATGTGCTGTGGAAGATGAGCCCAGCAAAAAGAAATGTATTTCCATCTCTATTCTCCAGCAAGATCCTCAGCCCACAATGTGTTCTGCAGAGCAGCTTAAAGCGTCAAAAAGTATTGTACAAAGCAAGCCTGTAGAGAAGCCTTTAATGCAATATGCCAAAGCAGTTGAGTCAGCCCAAGAGGATCCATTGGCAAGTACAGAAGAGAATCTTCCACAGATAAAGCCTTCCTACCCTTCTGACACAGACGCACCCTGTCCCACCCCACTGACAGCTATAACACCCCGACAGcagcatcatagaaatcatccgCTAAAGCGATTAAAAACAGCAATTGAGAAAAAACGCACAACCAATCCTTTATATAATACCATGTGA